TTTGGTCAGAAAATCGTAACATTCGTTTTTAAAAGATTCCCGTGCATGTTCGAAAGACGGGTAACCGGACAGGATGATCACGCAGATGTCTTTGTCGAATTGCCGGATCTGTTTGAGAAGCTCTAGCCCATCCAGTTTAGGCATGACGATATCAAGAAGGATTATCTGGAAACTCTGCTTCTTCAATATAGGAAGGGCTTGTTCCGGATCATTGACCGAAACTACCTGAAAATTATGCTCGACTAATAAATGTTTCAGAAACTGACAAACATCCGGATCGTCATCGATCACTAACACATTAATCTGACGATTGGAAATATTTTTAATCATAAGAGTCTTAAGTTATGTTTTCGGTGCTTTCTCGAAGTGTATACAAAACACATCTTTTTAATATCAGGCTTCTGTATAATATCCAAAACATTGACATTAGAATAGCTTAACGGAGCCTATCATACTCGTACCCTGCACTTATCCGTGAGAGTAAAACCTTCGAAGATTGCAAGTGCATCTCTTCTTTATTCGTCCCCGGCCAGAACTGGGCCATGATGTGATGCAATATTCCCAATTCATATTTCTCGTCTATCTGGAACGCCAGGCTGAACGCTACTTTTGCATGTTCGTAGGCCAGCGCAGACTCATTGCTGTTTAGATAGGCTTCGGCCAGCAAT
Above is a genomic segment from Candidatus Zixiibacteriota bacterium containing:
- a CDS encoding response regulator — translated: MIKNISNRQINVLVIDDDPDVCQFLKHLLVEHNFQVVSVNDPEQALPILKKQSFQIILLDIVMPKLDGLELLKQIRQFDKDICVIILSGYPSFEHARESFKNECYDFLTKPFETNQLLRVLDAAVVKYGLKSDLNQLATKQIAEIVKKKRGEYKLSLRILANRTGLSTSLIYQIEHAQTTPSVATLARLSATLNTPLEEFFKDL